A genome region from Nitrosopumilus oxyclinae includes the following:
- the pckA gene encoding phosphoenolpyruvate carboxykinase (ATP) has protein sequence MTLVLGTAATEKFSSQLTQFGIKPSKVHRNLSVDEMVKLAVERKEGVVNSTGSLSVNTGKYTGRSPDDRFIVYDDKTHDTIDWGPINHQFPSGKFEKLFEKMKDFVDNKELFVFDGFVGADPETRLPIRVINDHVWQSMFSSNLFIRPTKDELEKHEPEFTILCINDFVADPEIDGTRTDVFILIDLTRKIVLIGGTEYAGEMKKSMFGVMNFLLPGRGIFPMHCSANIGEKGDTALFFGLSGTGKTTLSADPNRKLIGDDEHGWSDNGTFNFEGGCYAKCIDLSQEAEPEIWNAIKPGALLENVVLNDNVPDYDDNTLTENTRVGYPLDFIPGAVIPSVGGNPRVIIFLTADALGVLPPVSRLTKEGAMYHFMSGYTSKLAGTERGIKEPKSVFSQCFGAPFMPRPASVYAKLLGEKINQHNTVVYLVNTGWSGGPYGVGKRIKIKYSRAMVTAALSGALDIVKYRHDDLFNLDIPTQVEGVPDEILDPKNTWVDKDSYDLSAKKLAQMFVENFAKFEDVSPEIINAGPKNLK, from the coding sequence CTGACACTAGTACTAGGTACTGCAGCAACTGAGAAATTTTCATCACAATTAACTCAATTTGGAATTAAACCATCCAAAGTCCACAGAAATCTTAGCGTAGATGAGATGGTAAAATTGGCAGTTGAGCGAAAGGAGGGAGTAGTCAACTCTACAGGCTCACTTTCAGTCAATACTGGCAAATATACCGGCAGATCCCCTGATGACCGATTTATCGTATATGATGATAAAACTCATGACACAATTGACTGGGGTCCAATTAACCATCAATTCCCAAGTGGCAAGTTTGAAAAACTATTTGAAAAAATGAAAGACTTTGTTGATAACAAGGAACTCTTTGTTTTTGATGGATTTGTAGGGGCTGATCCTGAAACCCGCTTACCAATCAGAGTAATCAATGATCATGTTTGGCAGAGTATGTTTTCAAGTAATTTATTCATTAGACCAACTAAAGATGAATTAGAAAAACACGAACCTGAATTTACAATTCTTTGTATCAATGACTTTGTTGCAGATCCTGAAATTGATGGAACTAGAACTGATGTCTTTATCCTAATTGACTTGACTAGAAAAATTGTTTTGATTGGTGGAACTGAATATGCAGGCGAGATGAAAAAATCAATGTTTGGTGTTATGAACTTCCTTTTACCTGGACGTGGTATTTTCCCAATGCACTGCTCTGCAAATATTGGAGAGAAAGGTGACACTGCCTTGTTCTTTGGTTTATCTGGTACTGGTAAAACTACACTTTCAGCAGACCCTAATAGAAAATTAATTGGAGACGATGAACATGGATGGTCTGATAATGGTACTTTTAATTTTGAAGGTGGATGTTATGCAAAGTGCATTGACCTAAGTCAAGAGGCAGAACCTGAAATTTGGAATGCAATCAAACCAGGAGCTCTTTTAGAAAATGTTGTACTAAATGACAATGTTCCAGACTATGACGATAATACATTAACTGAAAATACTCGTGTTGGCTATCCACTTGATTTCATCCCAGGTGCTGTAATTCCAAGTGTTGGTGGCAATCCTCGAGTGATTATATTTTTGACTGCAGATGCATTAGGGGTTTTACCTCCAGTTTCCCGACTTACAAAAGAAGGGGCAATGTATCATTTCATGTCCGGATATACCAGTAAATTGGCAGGAACTGAGCGAGGAATTAAAGAGCCAAAATCTGTATTTTCTCAGTGTTTTGGAGCCCCATTCATGCCTAGACCAGCCTCAGTTTATGCAAAACTACTCGGAGAAAAAATTAATCAGCATAATACCGTAGTTTACCTCGTCAACACTGGATGGTCTGGCGGTCCATATGGAGTTGGAAAAAGAATAAAGATCAAGTATAGTAGGGCAATGGTAACTGCTGCACTTTCAGGTGCACTTGACATTGTAAAGTATAGACATGATGATTTGTTTAATTTGGATATTCCAACTCAGGTGGAAGGTGTCCCAGATGAAATTTTGGATCCAAAAAATACTTGGGTTGACAAAGACTCGTATGATCTTTCTGCAAAAAAATTAGCACAAATGTTTGTTGAAAACTTTGCAAAGTTTGAAGACGTTTCACCTGAAATTATTAATGCTGGTCCTAAAAATCTAAAATAG
- a CDS encoding D-aminoacyl-tRNA deacylase, with amino-acid sequence MELLVAYQDDPAGHNMAKFLSKEMTKDGDVFRGKFYDLLIIPTPAISADWLEEKYDYDGFIFLSKHAAESGVLALTCHSTGNFSDAKFGGNDRQVAIPKPDFQKTYLQTLMKNQSKFSEFQITIEATHHGPTALKKPSIFVEIGTTEKQWTDESLCHSVAKLVHKVLSEPIKEHPVAICFGGTHYPSKFTSELLDGKYALGTVIPKHALDDLDEELFSHIITQNNMAKFALLDWRGLGTNKQKVLELLKSTDLEVIRL; translated from the coding sequence ATGGAGCTACTAGTTGCGTATCAAGATGACCCGGCAGGTCACAATATGGCAAAGTTTCTTTCAAAAGAAATGACAAAAGACGGTGATGTCTTTCGCGGAAAATTTTATGATCTTTTAATCATTCCAACCCCTGCAATTTCTGCTGATTGGTTGGAGGAAAAATATGATTATGACGGATTTATTTTTCTCTCAAAACATGCAGCAGAGTCTGGAGTTTTAGCTTTGACATGTCACAGTACTGGGAATTTTTCAGATGCAAAGTTTGGTGGAAACGATAGACAAGTGGCAATCCCAAAACCTGATTTTCAAAAAACATATCTTCAAACTTTAATGAAAAACCAATCAAAATTCTCAGAATTCCAAATTACTATAGAGGCTACTCACCATGGACCTACTGCACTGAAAAAACCCTCAATATTTGTAGAGATTGGCACTACTGAAAAACAATGGACTGATGAGTCTCTGTGTCATTCAGTTGCAAAACTAGTTCACAAAGTATTGAGTGAACCGATCAAAGAACATCCAGTAGCGATTTGTTTTGGTGGCACTCACTATCCTTCAAAATTTACTAGTGAACTATTAGATGGAAAATATGCATTAGGTACTGTAATTCCTAAACATGCATTAGATGATCTTGATGAGGAATTATTTTCTCACATTATCACTCAAAACAATATGGCAAAATTTGCTTTACTTGATTGGCGTGGATTGGGAACAAACAAACAAAAAGTTCTTGAACTTTTAAAATCCACAGACCTTGAGGTCATTAGACTTTGA
- a CDS encoding methylated-DNA--[protein]-cysteine S-methyltransferase: MNLQQKVYKKLLQVPKGQITTYGELAKAVGLKNGQRAIGKIMNKNPYPVIIPCHRVVMSTGKIGGYAYGEHVKTKMLSDEGVKIENGKILELENKLYRF; the protein is encoded by the coding sequence TTGAATCTGCAGCAAAAAGTTTACAAAAAATTACTACAAGTTCCAAAGGGGCAGATTACCACATATGGAGAATTGGCAAAAGCTGTTGGATTAAAAAATGGTCAGCGTGCAATAGGAAAAATAATGAACAAAAATCCATACCCTGTGATCATTCCTTGCCACAGAGTTGTAATGTCTACTGGAAAAATTGGTGGATATGCATATGGAGAACATGTCAAAACAAAGATGCTAAGTGATGAAGGAGTTAAAATTGAAAATGGTAAAATTTTAGAATTGGAAAATAAACTTTATCGATTCTAA
- a CDS encoding 50S ribosomal protein L18, with translation MAYSKILRRLREEKTNYKKRGTMLMGKRDFITVNITNENTQVQILTPGMTGDKVVASAHSRYLIEKGWKGSRKSIPAAYLTGYLAGKKALGKGAKGAIMYTGTRRFTQRMAASLKGIIDAGLEVPADPARFPTEERINGDHLTVKNEVSKIKSAIDSEVK, from the coding sequence ATGGCTTATTCGAAAATATTGAGACGTTTAAGAGAGGAAAAGACCAATTATAAAAAACGTGGAACCATGTTGATGGGAAAACGAGATTTTATCACTGTAAATATTACTAATGAAAATACCCAAGTCCAAATTCTAACACCTGGCATGACTGGTGACAAAGTTGTCGCCTCTGCTCATTCTAGATATCTAATTGAAAAAGGTTGGAAAGGTTCTAGAAAAAGTATTCCTGCAGCATATCTAACTGGATATTTGGCAGGAAAGAAAGCATTAGGAAAAGGTGCAAAGGGTGCAATCATGTATACTGGAACTAGAAGATTTACTCAAAGAATGGCAGCATCCCTTAAAGGAATAATTGATGCAGGCCTTGAAGTCCCAGCAGATCCTGCAAGATTTCCAACTGAGGAGAGAATTAATGGTGATCACTTGACAGTAAAAAATGAAGTTTCAAAAATAAAATCCGCAATTGATAGCGAGGTCAAATAG
- a CDS encoding 50S ribosomal protein L32e: MTINKELLAKRQEVKENKPDFVRPESWRYVRLQTNWRKPKGIDHHQRKQKSRGRPGLVKIGYGGPKEARGLHPSGFTDNLVYNLNDLEKLDPKKDGVRFAHGVGTRKRKEIIVKAIEQKFKIFNARVSASGSKS; encoded by the coding sequence ATGACGATCAACAAAGAATTGCTTGCAAAGAGACAAGAGGTCAAAGAAAACAAGCCAGACTTTGTAAGACCAGAAAGTTGGCGTTATGTTAGACTTCAAACCAATTGGAGAAAACCAAAAGGTATTGATCATCACCAAAGAAAACAAAAAAGCAGAGGCCGTCCAGGTCTTGTCAAAATTGGATATGGTGGACCAAAAGAAGCACGAGGATTACATCCATCAGGATTTACAGATAACCTAGTTTACAACTTGAACGATTTAGAAAAATTAGACCCAAAGAAAGATGGAGTTCGATTTGCCCACGGTGTCGGTACCAGAAAAAGAAAAGAAATCATAGTTAAAGCAATTGAGCAAAAATTCAAAATTTTCAATGCGAGAGTGAGTGCAAGTGGTAGTAAATCTTAG
- a CDS encoding protein translocase SEC61 complex subunit gamma produces MAKKPDKDEYSQHLRLVLLGIAGVGAIGFTIQFVFSVITFGR; encoded by the coding sequence ATGGCCAAAAAGCCAGACAAAGATGAGTATTCACAACACCTTAGACTCGTTTTGTTAGGAATAGCAGGTGTAGGAGCTATTGGTTTTACAATTCAGTTTGTCTTTTCTGTAATTACGTTTGGTAGATAA
- the pfdA gene encoding prefoldin subunit alpha: MSEEQAEQLMQQMQMLEQYFSDLSQREATFMNILREATASIQSIQSLGKNPESETLVPIGMGTYVPTKISSSSKIVLNIGAGVAVEKDFPSAINYLEARIKEVEVAIQDTAAKKQDASARLEQGKAQMNQMMQAMQQPPTSG; this comes from the coding sequence ATGAGTGAAGAACAGGCAGAGCAATTAATGCAACAAATGCAAATGCTTGAACAGTATTTTTCTGATTTATCTCAAAGAGAAGCAACTTTTATGAATATTTTAAGAGAAGCAACAGCTTCGATTCAATCTATTCAATCACTTGGTAAAAATCCTGAATCTGAAACTCTAGTTCCAATAGGAATGGGCACATATGTTCCCACAAAAATTTCATCTAGTTCTAAAATTGTTTTGAATATCGGTGCAGGAGTTGCAGTTGAAAAAGATTTTCCTTCTGCAATTAACTACCTAGAAGCAAGAATCAAAGAAGTTGAAGTTGCAATACAAGATACTGCAGCAAAAAAACAAGATGCTTCTGCTAGATTAGAACAAGGCAAAGCCCAAATGAATCAAATGATGCAGGCAATGCAACAACCTCCAACTTCTGGATAA
- the argF gene encoding ornithine carbamoyltransferase → MKLKTKNLLTLAELSSKEFVGLIDESIKLKKELKKGGNKPVLKNKTLTMIFQKPSTRTRVSFEIGMYQLGGHAVNLSSNEMQLSRGESIEDTAKTLSRYSNCIMARVYDHKLLETLSEHASVPVINGLSDTFHPCQILADFMTIKEKKKKLKGLKIAWIGDGNNVCNSMIYGAALAGAKISIATPKGFEPNKTVVTQAKKSTTVELTTDPYTASKNADVIVADTFSSIHNLDKKRLQKFLPKYQVNDKLMKSAKKDAIFLHCLPAKRGQEVTASVIDGPQSVVWDEAENRLHTQKSLLAALIHA, encoded by the coding sequence ATGAAATTAAAAACAAAAAATTTACTCACTTTAGCGGAACTATCCTCAAAGGAATTTGTAGGACTAATTGATGAATCAATCAAACTAAAAAAAGAACTCAAGAAAGGTGGAAACAAACCTGTTCTAAAAAATAAAACACTGACAATGATCTTCCAAAAGCCATCTACACGTACACGTGTTAGTTTTGAGATAGGAATGTATCAGTTGGGCGGACATGCAGTTAATCTATCATCTAATGAAATGCAACTCTCTCGTGGAGAATCAATTGAAGACACTGCAAAAACTCTTTCACGTTACTCAAACTGTATTATGGCACGTGTATATGATCATAAATTACTTGAAACATTATCTGAACATGCAAGTGTACCTGTGATTAACGGTCTCTCTGATACTTTTCATCCTTGCCAAATCTTGGCAGACTTTATGACGATTAAAGAGAAAAAGAAAAAACTAAAGGGATTAAAAATTGCCTGGATTGGTGATGGAAACAATGTATGCAACTCTATGATTTACGGTGCAGCACTAGCTGGTGCAAAAATATCTATTGCAACTCCGAAAGGGTTTGAACCAAACAAAACTGTAGTGACTCAAGCAAAAAAATCAACTACCGTTGAGCTAACAACTGATCCCTACACTGCATCTAAAAATGCAGATGTTATAGTTGCAGATACTTTTTCATCGATTCATAATCTAGATAAAAAAAGATTACAAAAATTCTTACCAAAGTATCAAGTCAATGACAAACTAATGAAGTCTGCAAAAAAAGATGCGATCTTTTTACATTGTCTTCCAGCAAAGAGGGGACAAGAAGTTACTGCATCTGTAATTGACGGTCCGCAATCAGTTGTTTGGGATGAGGCAGAAAATCGTTTACATACACAGAAATCTTTGCTAGCTGCTCTAATTCACGCTTAA
- a CDS encoding superoxide dismutase: MGKYTLPEMPYAYDALEPHIDAKTMEIHHTKHHQAYTDKLNAALEACPADIQEKDILDILSDINSVPEAQRGAVNFNGGGFDNHRLFWNNMKANGGGEPGGSIADAIKESFGSFADFKEKFSSTTAVIQGSGWGWLVYNPTSSKVEYKSMPNQTSPRTVGLVPLLGCDVWEHAYYLNYQNKRPAYIEAWWNVVNWDEVESRFSKAK; this comes from the coding sequence ATGGGAAAATACACTCTTCCTGAAATGCCATATGCATATGATGCATTGGAACCTCACATTGATGCAAAAACAATGGAGATTCATCACACAAAACATCATCAAGCATACACTGACAAACTAAATGCAGCTCTTGAAGCATGTCCTGCTGATATCCAAGAAAAAGATATCCTTGACATCTTGTCTGATATTAATTCAGTACCAGAAGCTCAAAGAGGTGCAGTTAATTTCAACGGTGGTGGTTTTGACAACCATAGGTTATTTTGGAATAACATGAAAGCAAACGGAGGCGGTGAACCTGGAGGATCTATTGCAGATGCAATCAAAGAATCCTTTGGAAGCTTTGCTGACTTCAAAGAGAAATTTTCATCTACTACAGCTGTAATTCAAGGCAGCGGTTGGGGATGGTTAGTATACAATCCTACTTCAAGTAAGGTTGAGTACAAATCAATGCCAAACCAAACTAGTCCACGAACTGTTGGATTAGTGCCATTACTAGGCTGTGATGTATGGGAACATGCATACTATCTCAACTACCAAAACAAAAGACCTGCATATATTGAGGCATGGTGGAATGTTGTTAATTGGGATGAAGTAGAATCAAGATTCTCTAAAGCAAAATAA
- a CDS encoding S8 family serine peptidase: MKILVIFSVSIALLGIFILSQPLDSENEFRTYLQRSVPFVGTDIPRMDGIDGSGIKIAVIDTGVDFNHPDLLGWGPDGKVIGGFNFIQEGKPPLDTNGHGTQVAGVIAADGQITGIAPKAKILAYKVSEDGEGVSSDLIIRAIEKAIEDEADIINISLGVNKTNSKIDRAVNAALEKEIFVVTAAGNDGPGLESIGSPGRNFGSVTVGATYNNLTSSLVATFEIDEKPYTVIPMVGSSKLDNAITGKIVYAGFGKAEDFENIDVENAIVIVERGSDVEGELLYFSIKEKNAANAGAKALIVYNDKSGIFLGELIHEFIEEGYSPQIPVVSIDREEGLEIVKSIKNNSEGTLHLFYNPDFVAHFSSRGPVSPFYIKPEIVAPGAYINTTQNNAGYNFTSGTSYAAPHVSGAAALLLQKNPELHHHEIKSILLTTVKEVSDAYGQVFSIHDAGAGRLDIGNAYNAKLIIEPPNFVAMASSDDKIVERQFQLKSIDGSWDGFEVNFDGPEFIAFSGELVDGNILEIKMKMLEDNFGEHEGLIMISHDGIQYRVPFLLHYTQGSVSVTQQEQDLFFEINHPEEWSFAKISVINSKDGRTTTTTTTPEKKASIEIYENSLYWIDTKIQVNGNTSNAFNTIEINSLDENINRPDILDIPEKQIGIIAIILIGIGMFGILKRR; the protein is encoded by the coding sequence GTGAAAATATTAGTAATTTTCTCAGTATCAATAGCACTATTAGGAATTTTTATTTTATCGCAACCACTAGACTCTGAAAATGAATTTAGAACTTATCTGCAAAGAAGCGTTCCATTTGTTGGAACAGACATCCCTAGAATGGATGGGATAGACGGTTCTGGAATTAAGATTGCAGTGATAGATACGGGAGTTGATTTTAACCATCCAGATCTTTTGGGGTGGGGACCTGATGGCAAGGTAATTGGAGGATTTAATTTTATACAAGAAGGCAAACCACCACTTGATACAAACGGCCATGGGACTCAAGTTGCTGGAGTAATTGCAGCAGATGGGCAAATTACCGGCATTGCACCAAAGGCCAAAATTTTAGCTTACAAAGTTTCTGAAGACGGCGAAGGCGTTTCATCGGACTTGATAATTAGAGCAATAGAGAAAGCAATTGAGGATGAGGCAGACATTATCAATATCAGTTTAGGTGTAAACAAGACTAATTCAAAAATTGACCGTGCAGTAAATGCAGCATTAGAGAAAGAGATCTTTGTAGTTACTGCAGCAGGAAATGATGGACCTGGATTAGAATCAATTGGCAGTCCAGGAAGAAATTTTGGATCAGTAACAGTTGGTGCAACGTATAACAATCTAACTTCAAGCTTGGTTGCAACTTTTGAAATTGATGAAAAACCATACACTGTAATTCCAATGGTTGGTTCTTCAAAATTAGATAATGCAATTACGGGAAAAATAGTTTATGCCGGATTTGGAAAGGCTGAAGATTTTGAAAACATTGATGTAGAAAATGCAATAGTAATTGTTGAGCGAGGAAGTGATGTAGAAGGTGAGTTGTTATATTTTTCAATTAAAGAAAAAAATGCTGCAAATGCAGGAGCTAAAGCATTAATTGTTTACAATGACAAGTCAGGAATTTTCTTGGGTGAATTAATTCACGAGTTTATTGAAGAAGGATATTCACCGCAGATTCCAGTAGTGTCAATTGACAGAGAAGAAGGATTAGAAATTGTCAAATCAATAAAAAACAACAGTGAAGGAACACTACATCTGTTTTACAATCCAGACTTTGTAGCACATTTTAGTTCCAGAGGACCAGTATCTCCATTTTATATCAAACCAGAAATTGTAGCACCAGGTGCATACATCAACACCACACAAAATAATGCAGGATACAACTTTACCAGTGGCACAAGCTATGCTGCCCCTCATGTCAGTGGTGCAGCGGCTCTACTATTGCAGAAAAATCCAGAATTGCACCATCATGAGATCAAATCCATACTATTGACTACTGTCAAGGAGGTATCTGATGCCTACGGACAGGTGTTTTCAATCCATGATGCAGGAGCAGGGAGATTAGATATCGGAAATGCCTACAATGCAAAATTGATCATAGAGCCACCAAACTTTGTTGCCATGGCATCATCTGATGATAAAATTGTGGAAAGACAATTCCAGCTAAAATCAATTGATGGCTCATGGGACGGATTTGAGGTAAATTTTGACGGACCCGAATTCATTGCATTTAGTGGAGAACTTGTAGATGGAAATATTTTAGAAATAAAAATGAAGATGCTAGAAGATAATTTCGGAGAACATGAAGGACTAATTATGATAAGTCATGATGGTATCCAATACAGAGTTCCATTTCTGCTACACTATACCCAGGGTTCAGTTTCTGTAACTCAGCAAGAACAGGATCTTTTCTTTGAGATTAATCATCCAGAAGAATGGAGTTTTGCTAAAATTTCTGTAATTAATAGTAAAGATGGAAGAACTACAACAACTACAACAACTCCTGAGAAAAAAGCATCAATTGAGATTTATGAAAACTCACTGTATTGGATTGATACTAAAATTCAAGTAAATGGCAACACATCAAATGCATTTAACACAATTGAGATTAACTCACTAGATGAAAATATCAATAGACCAGATATACTAGACATTCCAGAAAAACAAATCGGCATAATAGCTATAATTTTAATTGGAATTGGAATGTTTGGAATTTTAAAAAGAAGATAA
- the ftsY gene encoding signal recognition particle-docking protein FtsY has protein sequence MFDKLRSAFSNAAKSLGEKELNEKDIEDILFELEISLLESDVATEVIDSIKADLKEKLIGSKVDKHEIEKFVKDSLISSISTLFDAAGEYDIFEKINEKKSKGEPFLILFVGINGTGKTTSLAKLAYLLKEAKYSVVIAAADTFRAGAIEQLREHANRLNLKLVAQNYNSDPAAVARDAVLYAKSHKTDVVLIDTAGRMQTSENLMQQIEKITKVVNPDMKIFVGDSLAGNDTVNQAREFFEHVHFDGSILTKSDADARGGAALSIVKVTTTPVLYVGVGQEYSDLKPFDKETFLETVFGSLENVDLKKESEPEPTPEPTPEPTPEPTPEPTPEPTPEPTPEPTPEPTPEPTPEPTPEPTPEPTPEPTPEPTPEVQSNSDDPFDGIKDEDIATYSDLFDIPPPENDNDAISLGNKIRKWIKDGRPEPGATKDDQHDTTDEEEIQKHDKEEPKKKKGRFGFFKK, from the coding sequence ATGTTTGATAAACTCCGAAGTGCATTCTCTAATGCTGCAAAAAGCTTAGGGGAAAAAGAACTTAATGAAAAAGATATTGAAGATATTTTATTTGAATTAGAAATATCTCTTTTAGAATCTGATGTTGCAACTGAAGTTATTGATTCAATCAAAGCTGATCTTAAAGAAAAACTAATTGGATCCAAAGTTGATAAACATGAAATAGAAAAATTTGTCAAAGATAGTTTGATTTCAAGTATCTCTACGCTCTTTGATGCTGCTGGAGAGTATGATATTTTTGAAAAAATAAATGAAAAAAAGAGTAAGGGAGAGCCTTTCTTGATTCTATTTGTAGGAATTAACGGTACTGGTAAAACCACTTCACTTGCAAAACTTGCATACTTGCTAAAAGAAGCAAAATATTCTGTAGTGATTGCAGCAGCTGACACATTTAGAGCAGGTGCAATTGAACAATTACGTGAACATGCAAATCGTCTAAACTTGAAACTTGTTGCACAAAATTACAATTCAGATCCTGCAGCTGTAGCACGTGATGCAGTACTGTATGCAAAATCTCACAAGACAGATGTTGTGCTAATTGATACTGCAGGACGAATGCAAACAAGTGAAAACTTGATGCAACAGATTGAAAAAATTACCAAAGTAGTAAATCCTGACATGAAAATTTTTGTAGGTGATTCATTGGCTGGAAATGATACAGTAAACCAAGCACGTGAATTCTTTGAACATGTTCATTTTGATGGTTCAATTTTAACAAAGAGTGATGCAGATGCACGAGGTGGCGCTGCGCTATCTATTGTAAAAGTAACTACTACCCCAGTTCTCTATGTGGGAGTTGGTCAAGAATATTCTGATCTAAAACCATTTGATAAGGAAACTTTTCTAGAAACTGTTTTTGGTTCATTAGAAAATGTTGATTTGAAGAAAGAATCTGAACCAGAACCAACACCAGAACCAACACCAGAACCAACACCAGAACCAACACCAGAACCAACACCAGAACCAACACCAGAACCAACACCAGAACCAACACCAGAACCAACACCAGAACCAACACCAGAACCAACACCAGAACCAACACCAGAACCAACACCAGAACCAACACCAGAACCAACACCAGAAGTACAATCAAACTCTGATGATCCATTTGATGGAATCAAAGACGAAGACATTGCAACATATTCTGATCTATTTGATATCCCTCCACCTGAAAATGACAACGACGCAATCAGTTTAGGAAACAAGATTCGTAAATGGATTAAAGATGGCAGACCTGAACCTGGAGCAACAAAAGATGATCAACATGACACAACAGATGAAGAAGAGATACAAAAACATGATAAGGAAGAACCTAAAAAGAAGAAAGGTAGGTTCGGGTTCTTTAAGAAATGA
- a CDS encoding 50S ribosomal protein L19e, producing the protein MVVNLRAKKRLAARVTGVGVHRIRFDTDHLDDIADAITRENIRSLITANTIKIKSFTGTSRGRAHDKKAQKNKRGTTQGSKQGRKGARVGKKEVYVAKVRALRRLLKIAKDRKDLTNPEFWALYKKVGGNTVRNKAHLRLLMEEIKEKRKN; encoded by the coding sequence GTGGTAGTAAATCTTAGAGCTAAGAAAAGACTTGCAGCCAGAGTTACTGGTGTTGGAGTTCATAGAATTAGATTCGATACAGACCATCTAGATGATATTGCAGATGCAATTACAAGAGAAAATATCCGTAGTCTTATCACCGCAAACACAATTAAAATTAAATCATTTACCGGTACTTCAAGAGGAAGAGCACACGACAAGAAAGCTCAGAAAAACAAAAGAGGTACAACTCAAGGTTCCAAACAAGGACGAAAAGGTGCAAGAGTTGGTAAGAAAGAAGTCTATGTTGCAAAAGTTAGAGCACTAAGACGATTATTGAAGATTGCAAAAGACAGAAAAGATTTGACTAATCCAGAGTTCTGGGCTCTTTACAAGAAAGTAGGTGGAAACACAGTTAGAAACAAAGCTCACCTCAGACTACTCATGGAAGAGATTAAAGAAAAACGCAAAAATTAG
- a CDS encoding transcription elongation factor Spt5 → MSEEIKSHLFAIRTTGGQEKVVMRLLEAKANANQINIQSVFWVSDLKGYVVIEAVNPSDAYLAVEGVRHIRGQLRGELEFKDIEGYLIKKSTVSQLTVDNVVEITGGPFKGMKATITRIDVDKEEATVVLLDASYQLPVTVDANYLKLSTEG, encoded by the coding sequence ATGTCTGAAGAAATAAAATCACACTTGTTTGCAATTAGAACTACTGGAGGACAGGAAAAAGTCGTCATGAGATTATTAGAAGCAAAAGCCAATGCAAATCAAATTAACATTCAGTCAGTATTTTGGGTAAGTGACTTGAAAGGATATGTCGTAATTGAAGCAGTCAATCCAAGTGATGCATATCTTGCAGTAGAAGGAGTCAGACATATCCGAGGTCAATTAAGAGGAGAATTAGAATTCAAAGATATTGAAGGATATCTAATCAAGAAATCAACAGTTTCACAATTAACAGTAGATAATGTAGTAGAAATTACAGGTGGACCATTCAAAGGAATGAAGGCAACAATTACTAGAATTGATGTCGACAAAGAAGAGGCAACTGTAGTTTTGTTAGATGCATCATACCAATTACCAGTCACAGTGGACGCTAACTACCTAAAGCTGTCTACTGAGGGTTAG